The sequence gattcaaatcataaaacaggacatgctccggattcaacgaccctcccttcagtaccgcctatcgtgcctcctgctgacttataggtcccgcccgcattcgctcacgggagtcccgcccgcggaactactcatgaaacgcacgcttaaaacgcggctgtgcctcattcatccagccctgtcagacatagtttagggcaagcgccagtcccaaagcaagtgccattatcgcaactcagtggggagatgcatagaaatcgatgaccctgtattcgttctcaatcatgctttgggacccaagtggcttgaggtcagacttaacaatggacagatatgccgcaaacatctggaccaagtaaagaaaaggttcagcatggacactgaggaacctgaagaagaccatgagatgctacccacaccactgccagagaacaagcaacaaggacattcaccagcatgcacagtccgtgtggccagcccggaatcacctcaggggacagagatgcatgccaaagcccaaccaccagagccccacgagagagcatcgaccgcctgaaagactcaatctttgacccaaagacgttggtgggaggtgatgtcatgtttgtaaccttcacataactgtaacccttatgtaacaacactgtacactgtatacacctgagtaatgcacaccttgaccacaggggttgaacttgtgggagacactcctctcctggtcatccagatatatcaaaggaggtcccacgcagggtcatcacttcttggtcctgggaataaaggttcaggtcacgtagtaaccttgtctgcagtacatgcctcgtgtgattctatagctaGGTATAAGGACACTACAGGGAGAGTCTCCGCTAGAGATATTACGAGGTGGGAACCAGTCAGGCCATCCACctttcaccctctccctctccctctcaatgtCTATAATATGTGATCTCTGAGGAGACAAGgtagggagtttgtaagaataagtgtttattaattgattgtgtatgtataaatgttaagtgtagattaatggaaaggcccgtttgtgttgagataaaatggaaaccCACAGAGTGCCAGCATGGGCTAAGATTtgcaagaaacaaaatgaaagcccccacaggttgccgcatgggttgtgtgtattggaaaggcatttaatctaatcaagagatggctgaatcaggccagacagccacatgtgtgaggagagccaatgggGAACTGCCCGAGCCAGGGTCCAATCGTGGGgcttttctgaggacaatggccttgaggaatataaaaaacgcaagccaggaacttttctctttCCCTGCTGGACACACAGCAAAAGATCtcctgttcaaaccagccagcaaaaaggGCGTAACGTgtatcgctttttattataacctcattgtatctcagttgtaactaaggtagatctataggatatttgacgactgctgttaagtgcatgtgtgtgtttttaataaactgtgccaattgttctgaatcgtctcactgtcaaatgtaagcccagagagattcagaaatcctacaaaatggaatgctgacctttatacctagaggactagaatacaatgggatagaagttatgctgcagctacacaatgccctggttagaccacacctggagtactgtgagcagttctgggcaccataccttaggaaggatatattggctttggaaggggtgcagcataatttaccagaatgatacccatacTCCAAGGGTTAAgctatgaggagaaattacacaacTTAGTgtagtattccctagaatttagtgaGCTGATCAAAGTTTTCATGACATTAAGGGGGACAGATAAGATAGAGAGAGAATTCTAGCTgggaattctaggactagggggcatagtctaaaagttaTAGTCAGGAGTGAaagtaggaaacacttcgacacacaaagggtggtagaagtttggaacttttgcaaatggcaattgatgctagatcaattattgattttaaatttgagattgatagctttttgttaaccacaggtattgagggatatgggccaaaggcaggtatatggagttaggtcgcagatcagccatgatctcattgaatggcggaatgggCTCCAGCAgatcaatggccgactcctgttcctatattcctagaactcccttggctctgctttgatagtgccatgggatcttttaaatctacCTGAGGGAGCAGATTTAACATCCCATATGAAAGACAACACCTTGAACAATGTGAACaatgcagcacactctcagtaaagtgtcagtctagattggcCCAATTTTGTGGTGGTAATAACGACAAAACTGCCAGCACtcaccatcattacccctctgaaactgacagaTGTTCTCAAGATGTTCATGTGTGCATGGGCTGCgatatccagaagttgctgtcagtgcttCTACGGTCCTCCATATGGTATGCTGTTGAACTCCCTGGAGCTGGCAATCTTTTGAGAAATCACTGAATTGTTGAGAATTTAAGCTTTTACCCTGTAATATCGCTCTTAAAGATAACTCAAAAGTTAAACCTTGTTGAattgaggtgtaactgggtttttaatggcagACTGATTCAAACATACTACTGGACAACCATCTGGCACTGAAAAACTAAATTTTACATTTGTGGAATGACCAATTTTAAAATTCCATAGTTtgtaatttttacatttttttgaaatgatatttcagcttctactttaatcccatatgtcccaatctttatttcgctttctaaaattattaaaaagtgaaGAAAATTTTAATTCCTGCTTTGCTgactgagaattctgcaatgtgattggttgcttaaCCAGTTTGATGACAGCACTGTTGCTGAACGCTGGAGACCCCCTCGACTTGACACCAGCATGAAATTAACATTGGAAAAACTGAAATTCATGCCACAGAAGTCGCtacatctttgtgggcagctttctttgagctCAGTGGCGAGTGCCATcacttcaccgctgaccacaaattccaggccattatgtgCTCAAATCATGTATTATGTACAAGTAACACATATAATATGATATACACAGAATAGGTAAGCCCTAAATAAAATATTTCCAGAGAGTCAATTTTCAATGATCATCCACCTAGACTCAGGATGCAGGTTGTGGGTTTAGGCTTAGTTATCCAGAGGCTGAATTTTATGTTCCAAGATCGAAAGAGCAGGGGATTAGGTGGCACTCTCCTTACCCTACCCCTCTCCATTTTTCTAGGTTCTTTGAACCAAAAATTATGCCAACTGAGTGCTTTGAAAACCACAAAAAATACTATTTAAATAATGAATAATAGTAACATTTTGTAGTTTGCAGTCGTTCCCCTTCATCAATAGTAAATGAGTTTTAAACTAGGCTTTACATTAAATAAGTAGGCAGTTCACAGAAACACAGAACTACCAATTTGTATTGACAAATTTATAATTTAAACTTATTACATTTAATATGGAatttgtttctatatttctaaacctCAATCGTGACATTATTTTGCTAACAGGATATTATTTCAGGATATAGGAAATGAAGCTGCAGTGATCACTTAATCAATAATCCAACCTTTAGAGACTACCTAAAAGCTTCCTCTTCCATCTTCATACAATACCATTTTCATTGCTAAGTCTTTGCCTAAATTACTTAAGTGGTTCTGCATATCGGTATTAAATGGAGTCACATGATACTAGTCAGATAGTCTGCCAACATGGGAAACTAGACCAGATCAGAGTTGATTTTACCCCAAGCAGCATTAACACCTACTCTGTCACATTTTAGGAATGTTAATGTCATGCAGTCACACATCGATTGGATAGTGTGTCTTAAAACTGCCAGCAGAAACTTAACATTTATTGAAAACTGTTTAGCTGAGTTACATCAATGCTTTTGCATTTTCCTCAgtgtttttctacatttaaatcaaGAACTGGTAAGTCTTTTAAAGTTAATATTAAATACTCAATACAGTACATGTGCTTATATCGGTTGACTTTTGTGAATATTTTAACTCAATTACATACTGATGGTGTCTTCAGTGGCACTAACACAGCTATTATGCCTTCCTGTGCTACAGAATGGGATATCAATGTAAAAATCCTGAAAGGAAGAGTTTTGCAGAGTACTTTGAACGAATTAATCTGTGAGGGAGCAGTCGAAGATCAATGAGCTGAGTGCAGCCTCTTTCCATTTGCTTTCCCATCCTGCCCAATCATTGAGCCATTTATGGCTGCAGCAGGAGCATTGCTGAGATGCTATTACTGCTGTCAGACTCCTGAAGGAGGGTTCTCAGCTGCAATTGATATCAAAGTGACCACACATTCCATTATGCGCGAGAACCCCACACAGCTGCATAATAGTATTCATTAAACTGTCTGGCATGTTTTAGAAGCTCCCTGCCAAGCAGTCCAGTACATTCAGCACTGCGGCACAGAAATCATCTTTCTTTTAAATGCTGGGCCCCTGAAGTATGCATCTTTAAACCGACGACTACCACAGCACAGCCAAAGTCGAAACATTgaatgaccgcaacttcaggatttccacatttaattGCGCACTCAAGTTACGGTCTCCAAGTGCAGTGACATCCTAGAATATTTTGAGTAAGAATAAAGCAGAAGCTGATCACCCAAGCTGTGAAGTGAAATAGCAGGTGGTGTCAGGTACTTCACTGGAAACATCTTAAACATCACACCTGCAAGTTTAGAGCATAACTCCACTTTGTTATAATGCTTAGTGTCAAAACTGAAGGATATGCTTGTCAAGTCTTTATATCCcattatccctcgattcccttaatatccaaaaatctatcaatctctgtcttgaatatactcaatgactgagcctccacagccctctggggtagagaattccaaagattcaccactctcagtgaagaaatttctcaactcagttctaaattgccgaccccttattctgagactgtgacccctggttctagactctgcatctacccggtcaagccctggaagaattttgtatgtttcaatgagatcacctcacattcttctgaactctacagaatataggcctattctactcaatctctcctcataggacaatcccaccccccccccccccccccccaatcccaggaatcagtctggtgaaccttcattgccttccctcaatggcaagtatatctttcctttgataaggagaccaaaactgtacacaatactccaggtgtggtcgcaccagggccctatataattgcagcaagacatctttactcttgtactcaaatcctcttgcaataaaggccaacatacaatttgctttcttaattgcttactgtacctgcaagttaactttgtgatgtgtacaaggacacgcagggtccctctgaacaccaacatttcccaatctctcaccattttaaaaaaatactctgcttttctatttttcctaccaaaatggataacttcacatttctccacattatcttcatttgccatgttgttgcccactcacttagcctatctacatCCCCATGAAGCCTCTTtgaattctcctcacaacttacattcccatttaGTTTTGTAGATCAGCAAACTtaagatatattacatttggtcccctcatccaaatcattgatatagattgtgaatagatgAATTGTTAAACAATTGTATGTCGAAGCAGCAAGATCTAATTTTTTTCTCATCACCATAGAAAGGTTAGTGATCCAAAACATTTTTGTATACAAACAGCTTTCAGAGTGTTGTGCAGAAGTGTCTGCACCCAACACATCACCTGATTGTTCTCCCCtcagatgctgattgacctgtTTCCAGCATTATTTGATTTTGTTTCAACAATACATCGGTCATGTATTGCAAACTATTTGAGAAATGTACATAAAATAGATCTTGGATCTTTGCCAATACTGGATACTCTAATATTGTACTTCTAATTTGCATTATGCAAAACAAAACTTCAAAGAGCAATATTTCTGTCAGAGATTTTactcaaaattaattaaaaaattacATTGCAACAATCCATGTTACATACTTCAAGCTTCAGATAACTTAGAAAATTATAGGTTAACATCTTTGAAAGAAAGAGTATAAAAAGAAAAGTGCAAATAAAATTCTGATATACATGCCAAATGTTTTCATGACTTTCCAAAATTACATTTTACAGTGAAGATCTTGGCTTCAGAACTGAGCTTTTCATTATTAAAGCTCCATCTCAAAACACGAGTGTTTTGCAGGCAAAAAATCTAGTGTCACAACCTGCAGAAGATACGCGCAAATGATTCATCCCAACAGACAAAGTACATTATGTTTAATTGCACTGAAGATGATGATAATGTAGAAGATAGTGTTTGAAAGTTAAGTCTTCAAACAAAAACTGTAGTATAACAAAAGAGAGTGCCAGTAAACTCCTATTTAAGACAAACACTTTTAAGTTTCTTTATGGTGTAGAAACGTTCCTGGTGATCTTTTAACAATCTTATTGTAGCCCTTAAATGCACTGGTTTCCTTTCAATCCATCATACCATTCTTGTGCACTGATCTTAAGCACTCTTATCTTTTGTTTGTAGTGGTATTCCTTCAGATAAGCTTTCAATGATGGTGGTACAGGAAGAGCACCAATGCCTTCATAGGTTGTGTAGCTACAAATTACAGCTCTGCAAAGGTGCTGTAGTGAAAATGGAAAAGTCCTGTTTAGTGGAAGTGACAACAGTGGCTCAAAGAACATACACGAGTTTGGGTCCCTGTAATGTTCCAAAAGGCCAGTTACACTGGGTGCATGAAAAACACAAGGATCATGGGCATCAAAGCTGAAGTTATGATTCCATTGTTCAATTCTAGCATGGAGAGAGCGGCTGTAACGTCTGAAACTGACAGAGAAAAGATAGTCCTCTTGAGCAGAGTCTCTGAGCAAGTATGTACCTTCTGGCTTACCTTCCAACAGAGCCTCAGCTCCATATCTATCCATTACACCCCAGTAACATGGATTATTACATATCTGAAATAGATCTGGGACTAAGCGATAGATGTAACCAAACTGGGTATGGTATTTGTGAAAGGGTGCTAGCCAATTGCAATCGTTACCAAAATCCAGCTTGGCACTATTTTGATTTTCGGAATCTGTGAAAAGCGCCATCAGCTCCTCGTCAGTGTCTGAATCATTTGAAGGAAAGGCAATGCTATTATCACATTCTAGTTCATTCATTCCAGGCTCCACCTCAGAGTTTTGTGTATGCAAAGCATTAATCTGCGAAATCACTTCAAGTGTGTGAATTTGTGCATCTGGAGTGCCCACCTCTAGTTCAATGCTCATTCTGCATCCTTCTTCTAGTTCATCGTCATCAAATCTCACCTCCGAGCCTTCCCAAACTCCACAGCTTTGAGTCAATGGAAGAGTGTGCCAATTAATCAAGTGCCACTTTTGAGCCAGCTCAGATCCAACTGGAAATGGACAACTATCCACCAGCAGATCACTAATGTGGATTTTACTTTTTGAAATTAAAGCAGAGTTTTTATGGTTATGTGCCTTGAGGGGGAAACACTGAGCTACTGCATCTTGGATCTTTTGCTTCAGTGATCGACTAGAGAGCTTGCGTGAACATGAATCTTCACGATCCAGCTCAGGTCCAGGCGAGCTCaattttctctcccttcttgaagcGGTTGACGATATCCCAGTAATATCCCCCATCTCTCCATCTGAAGCAGTCTCCATTTTGGAAGTACGTGATCGTTTCTTGCCACTCCAAGCATAACCGTCTCTACGATCAGCACTTTTCCCTTGGCTGACTTTGGGCTTTACATCCAAGTTTTGAGCTGCTGCTCCTCTTTGTTGTGACATTCTTTTATCTAACTTTGAGACAGTTAGAACTGTAAATGCAAATCAGTTAATTCAGGATCTTTGTGTCACAAACTTAATGTCAAAATACGCATTTATGGTTTTGCTAGTTCTCACGAGCTATTTCATCTGGCTGCTGCACAGACATTTCCTCCGTGCTTCTTCAAACGAGAGCATCTGCACAAGGAGAAAAAAAGCAATCAATCAGTGCTTTACTCCTAACTAATGATGTAGAGATAAGAGAATGAATAGTTCTTGTATATCACCTCTGGTTAGAAGCTTGCAAATTCAAGCAGCACATCCAGGATTTGATTATTCAAATCCCTTCAGGAActcaccctccctatttctgtaacctgctCAAGCCCTAGAACCCTCTGAAAACTTGGTGATCCTCCGGTTCTGGCATACACATCCCCACTCCCTTTGTTCCaaaattggtagccgtgccttcagctctcttggccctaaactctgaaattctctccctaaacctctccactttcaagatgctccttacccCTCCCAATATCTTCTACTTCGACGTCAACATTTGTCTGATTATACTTCTATAAAGTGCTGTGGGGCATTTTTCTATgttaaggtgcaatataaatgcaagttgctgcggTTGGGAGTATCCAGGCTGGCATTTTCTATCCCCACCCCGTTTTACTTCCACCCACGAGGACTTgcgactcatccgaaagatggcacccgaAATGGTGcatcactccctctgtactgcactaaagtatcagcctagattatgtgc is a genomic window of Pristiophorus japonicus isolate sPriJap1 chromosome 4, sPriJap1.hap1, whole genome shotgun sequence containing:
- the LOC139263311 gene encoding suppressor of cytokine signaling 4-like — translated: MSQQRGAAAQNLDVKPKVSQGKSADRRDGYAWSGKKRSRTSKMETASDGEMGDITGISSTASRRERKLSSPGPELDREDSCSRKLSSRSLKQKIQDAVAQCFPLKAHNHKNSALISKSKIHISDLLVDSCPFPVGSELAQKWHLINWHTLPLTQSCGVWEGSEVRFDDDELEEGCRMSIELEVGTPDAQIHTLEVISQINALHTQNSEVEPGMNELECDNSIAFPSNDSDTDEELMALFTDSENQNSAKLDFGNDCNWLAPFHKYHTQFGYIYRLVPDLFQICNNPCYWGVMDRYGAEALLEGKPEGTYLLRDSAQEDYLFSVSFRRYSRSLHARIEQWNHNFSFDAHDPCVFHAPSVTGLLEHYRDPNSCMFFEPLLSLPLNRTFPFSLQHLCRAVICSYTTYEGIGALPVPPSLKAYLKEYHYKQKIRVLKISAQEWYDGLKGNQCI